A stretch of Myroides oncorhynchi DNA encodes these proteins:
- a CDS encoding winged helix-turn-helix transcriptional regulator translates to MYSIDDKDYPCSTSVTMRFIGGKWKAAIIKYLAEKKRYSELRKELVNITERTLSLQLKELEADGIVIRTVYTSKPPLRVEYELSDFGRTLLPLIQTISDFGKEIIKNNDKVQVVSPPPCSLE, encoded by the coding sequence ATGTATAGTATAGATGATAAAGATTATCCTTGTAGTACAAGTGTGACGATGAGGTTTATAGGGGGCAAATGGAAGGCTGCAATTATAAAGTACCTTGCCGAAAAAAAGAGATACAGTGAGCTTAGAAAAGAGTTGGTCAATATCACAGAGCGTACTTTGAGTTTACAACTTAAGGAGTTAGAAGCAGATGGTATTGTGATTAGAACAGTGTATACTAGTAAGCCTCCTCTAAGAGTAGAGTACGAATTATCTGACTTTGGAAGAACTTTGCTTCCTCTTATACAGACTATTTCTGACTTTGGAAAAGAGATTATCAAGAATAATGACAAGGTGCAAGTAGTGAGTCCACCTCCTTGTTCCTTAGAATAA
- a CDS encoding ABC transporter substrate-binding protein: MKLRYLLPVLFALVFLQSCKQSTATTQSTEPTSTELVAIDSRGKEVRLAKPATRVVALYEALVDDVFMLDAQQTLVGIPQQIYLNEDTFAFLSTLDSRMAKKEIATPTFGGGMSNVEAIIGLQPDLVITFDQDAEAVAQLEDLGIAVFTIASEDQKGIISELKGIGTLLGKAERANIITTYIEKEVAEMEATKVESPKKVYYAWSKGRVLSTSGKGTLMDMAITLSGAVNACPLEMQAPNIGAEMLYKWNPDIILLWNSSASDVYGLSELSNLPAVENKQVKVMTPSFLYDPHTVKFLLFAKQVRQWSYPTYTEDALKADLDEAMNILYNTKK, translated from the coding sequence ATGAAATTAAGATATTTATTACCTGTATTGTTTGCACTTGTATTCTTACAATCGTGTAAACAAAGTACAGCAACAACTCAATCGACAGAACCAACATCAACAGAACTTGTGGCGATAGACAGTCGTGGTAAAGAAGTTCGTTTAGCTAAGCCTGCGACTAGAGTAGTGGCATTATACGAAGCGTTAGTAGACGATGTGTTTATGTTAGATGCGCAACAGACTTTAGTGGGTATTCCACAACAGATCTACTTGAATGAAGATACATTTGCTTTCCTATCTACTTTAGATAGCCGTATGGCAAAGAAAGAAATAGCAACACCTACTTTCGGCGGTGGTATGTCTAATGTGGAAGCTATTATAGGGTTACAACCTGATTTGGTCATCACATTTGACCAAGATGCAGAAGCGGTAGCTCAGTTAGAGGACTTGGGTATCGCTGTATTTACCATAGCGAGTGAAGATCAGAAAGGGATTATCAGTGAATTAAAGGGAATAGGAACACTGCTAGGTAAAGCTGAACGTGCTAATATAATCACTACCTATATCGAAAAAGAAGTAGCTGAAATGGAAGCGACGAAAGTAGAGAGTCCAAAGAAAGTATATTACGCTTGGTCTAAAGGTCGTGTACTTTCTACTTCAGGTAAGGGAACACTGATGGATATGGCGATCACATTATCAGGAGCGGTAAATGCCTGCCCACTAGAGATGCAAGCGCCTAATATCGGTGCTGAGATGCTGTACAAGTGGAATCCTGATATTATTCTGCTTTGGAACTCAAGTGCGAGTGATGTGTATGGATTAAGCGAGTTATCTAATCTACCTGCTGTAGAGAATAAGCAAGTAAAGGTGATGACTCCTTCATTCTTATATGATCCTCATACGGTGAAGTTCTTATTATTTGCTAAGCAAGTACGCCAATGGAGTTATCCTACTTATACTGAGGACGCTTTAAAAGCAGACTTAGACGAAGCAATGAATATATTGTATAATACAAAGAAATAG
- a CDS encoding TonB-dependent siderophore receptor — MKYQFLTVLLGCTALASAQQQDTITSQKMNEVVITATHLKKGFSSKMPLNYLETPQSYDIIRQDIIQDQIATNLKDVLQNATGLVRLWESTGMGVTGGEYYTIRGFAFQPNLLNGMPSYNNGSLDIANIEQVEVIKGPNGTLYGGSVISYGGLINVITKKPHNTFGGEINYTGGSNNLNRIALDINTPISKNLFFRLNTSYHKQHSFQDEGFNESIFVAPSIQYNISNKVSLFLDFQYKGSEIAHAPMQFLDRDAPLTFDSINIFKENYFNSYTNNDLSIKNPTLSAQVKLEYKITDNWTSNTIITRNNTRSRGYDQFLDDLSNGNEFQRYISKLDSKTDVLSIQNNLTGKFKIGSLDNILLFGLDYLSKKFNSIDSDFIDYGIVSLKDQTDTADLNKASIDQALSNTNSIHNIAKTETFSSYLSNVTHILPNLSLMLSIRVDHLKGSTSAVSDKKTSQTSFSPKFGLVYQPIQDKLAVFANYLNGFVFLDPAIIADPDGTNKTIKPFDPEQANQFEIGTKASFLNGRLTASASYYHINVTNKLMTDLSTMNSFNQGGKVKSEGVEIALSGSLITGWNIVTGFSHNYSEVTKSTPADGNLGTRPEEAGPANTINFWTNYKLQSGVLKNLSLGVGIYSLSKTKVMNRTTIGVFATPAYTLCNAVISYDINKFTTSFKIDNIANKKHFTGNSTVNPLGERTFSLSVNYKIF; from the coding sequence ATGAAATATCAGTTTCTAACTGTATTACTAGGCTGTACTGCTCTAGCCAGTGCCCAACAGCAAGACACAATTACGTCTCAAAAGATGAATGAAGTAGTCATCACAGCTACTCACCTAAAAAAAGGATTTTCTTCTAAAATGCCTCTTAATTACCTAGAAACGCCGCAGTCTTATGATATAATTCGCCAAGATATCATACAAGACCAGATTGCTACAAATCTAAAAGATGTCTTACAGAATGCAACAGGATTAGTGCGCTTATGGGAATCTACAGGTATGGGAGTGACAGGAGGTGAATACTATACTATACGAGGCTTTGCGTTCCAACCAAACCTATTAAACGGAATGCCTAGTTACAACAACGGATCCCTTGACATCGCTAATATAGAGCAGGTAGAAGTAATTAAAGGTCCTAATGGTACACTCTATGGCGGTAGTGTTATCTCTTATGGAGGATTAATTAACGTCATTACTAAAAAACCTCATAACACTTTCGGTGGGGAAATCAATTATACAGGTGGTAGTAATAACCTAAATAGAATAGCATTAGATATCAATACACCTATCTCTAAAAACCTATTCTTCCGCCTAAACACCTCTTATCACAAACAACATTCTTTTCAGGATGAAGGCTTTAATGAATCTATATTTGTAGCCCCTTCTATACAATATAACATCAGTAATAAAGTAAGTTTATTTCTAGATTTTCAATATAAAGGTTCTGAGATAGCCCATGCTCCTATGCAATTCTTAGATAGAGATGCTCCATTGACATTTGATTCGATTAATATTTTTAAAGAAAATTACTTTAACTCTTATACCAATAATGACTTAAGCATCAAGAACCCAACATTATCAGCACAAGTCAAACTAGAATATAAAATAACTGATAATTGGACATCTAATACCATTATCACACGAAATAATACGCGTAGCCGAGGATATGACCAATTCTTAGATGATTTATCTAATGGCAATGAATTTCAACGTTATATCTCTAAGCTAGATTCAAAAACAGATGTTTTAAGTATACAAAATAATTTAACTGGGAAGTTTAAAATAGGAAGTTTAGACAATATATTGCTATTTGGACTAGACTATCTGTCTAAAAAGTTTAATAGTATAGACAGTGATTTCATTGACTATGGGATAGTCTCATTAAAAGACCAAACTGATACAGCTGATTTAAATAAAGCTTCTATAGACCAAGCTTTAAGTAACACGAATAGTATTCACAACATTGCCAAAACTGAAACCTTTAGTTCTTATCTCTCTAATGTAACTCATATTCTGCCTAATCTATCCTTAATGCTAAGCATAAGGGTTGATCACTTAAAAGGTAGTACTTCTGCTGTTAGTGATAAAAAAACTAGTCAAACTTCTTTTTCTCCTAAATTTGGACTTGTATATCAACCTATACAAGATAAATTGGCTGTATTTGCTAATTACCTCAATGGTTTCGTCTTCCTTGACCCTGCTATTATAGCAGACCCAGATGGCACGAATAAAACCATCAAACCTTTTGATCCCGAACAAGCGAATCAATTCGAAATAGGTACAAAAGCAAGTTTTCTAAATGGTAGACTAACTGCTTCAGCAAGTTATTACCATATCAATGTTACTAATAAACTTATGACAGATCTCAGCACGATGAATAGTTTTAATCAAGGTGGAAAAGTAAAAAGTGAAGGAGTAGAAATCGCCCTATCAGGAAGCCTTATCACAGGATGGAATATAGTAACTGGCTTTAGTCATAACTATAGTGAAGTTACCAAATCTACTCCAGCTGACGGTAATTTAGGTACTAGACCTGAAGAAGCTGGGCCTGCTAATACAATTAACTTCTGGACAAACTACAAACTACAATCAGGAGTATTAAAAAACCTCAGCCTAGGGGTTGGAATCTACTCTTTAAGCAAGACTAAAGTCATGAATCGTACTACCATCGGAGTATTCGCTACACCAGCCTACACTCTTTGTAATGCTGTTATATCTTATGACATCAACAAATTTACTACATCTTTTAAAATAGATAATATTGCGAATAAGAAACATTTTACGGGTAACTCTACTGTGAATCCACTAGGAGAAAGAACATTCTCTTTATCAGTAAATTATAAAATATTTTAA
- a CDS encoding urease accessory protein UreE → MQQTIYIDDVQLQNVVSDVVDTFEIEWFETQKHLFHRKTTLGVELHLLKEQNRDWQQADLLYSQGEVIAQLIIKSTLAIKFIADKAEEVADFTYYIGNRHLPVFVDKSSNTLSVPYDGSLYEQLVAKFGTMIVLEKQQLFTQHLLKKKYSK, encoded by the coding sequence ATGCAACAAACAATTTATATAGATGATGTTCAACTTCAAAATGTAGTTTCAGATGTAGTAGATACATTCGAGATCGAATGGTTCGAAACACAGAAGCACTTGTTTCACCGGAAAACTACTTTGGGAGTTGAACTTCATTTGCTCAAAGAACAAAACAGAGATTGGCAACAAGCAGACTTGCTTTATAGTCAAGGAGAAGTAATCGCTCAACTGATTATTAAATCAACCTTAGCGATCAAGTTTATCGCTGACAAGGCAGAAGAGGTTGCTGACTTTACCTATTATATCGGCAATAGACACTTGCCTGTATTTGTAGACAAGTCTTCTAATACGTTATCTGTACCTTATGATGGGAGCCTGTATGAACAGTTAGTTGCCAAGTTTGGAACAATGATCGTTTTAGAAAAACAACAGCTGTTTACGCAACATCTTCTTAAAAAGAAATATAGTAAATAG
- a CDS encoding nitroreductase family protein, producing the protein MSFLEIAKSRYTTKKYDPTKKVSGDKIEQLKQILNLSPSSINSQPWKFTIVESESVKSELASLSYFNAQKIKDASHLVVFSVFDNIEAFENQSIHNAQEGNKAFYEGFVKPLPEEDIKAWLKNQVYISLGFFLASCATMGIDATPMEGIDRVEYDKLLNPDGTHKSTFAVAIGYRDSEDTNQPSITPKTRVDQNTIIEIR; encoded by the coding sequence ATGAGTTTTTTAGAAATTGCTAAGAGTAGATATACCACTAAGAAATACGACCCAACCAAAAAAGTAAGCGGGGACAAAATAGAACAATTAAAACAAATCTTAAATCTTAGTCCATCGTCTATCAATAGCCAACCTTGGAAGTTCACCATCGTCGAAAGTGAAAGTGTGAAAAGCGAATTAGCTTCCCTATCATACTTTAATGCACAGAAGATAAAAGACGCTAGTCACCTAGTGGTATTCAGTGTATTTGACAACATCGAAGCATTCGAGAACCAAAGTATCCATAATGCTCAAGAAGGTAATAAGGCTTTTTACGAAGGTTTCGTAAAACCACTGCCTGAAGAAGATATTAAAGCTTGGTTAAAAAACCAAGTATACATTTCGCTAGGTTTCTTCTTAGCATCTTGTGCTACTATGGGAATAGATGCCACTCCGATGGAAGGTATTGACAGAGTAGAGTATGATAAGTTACTTAATCCTGATGGAACACATAAGAGCACTTTTGCCGTAGCTATCGGATATAGAGATAGCGAAGATACTAACCAACCATCGATCACACCAAAAACACGTGTAGATCAAAATACAATTATCGAAATCAGATAA
- a CDS encoding winged helix-turn-helix transcriptional regulator has product MNYDEFESCPLNVFLKLLSGKWKPLLMYQFFANGDIRFTELWRNMPRVSKKVLLEQLKEMEVSGVVKRTQINTFPPEVFYGLTENGKSMLPLIQHIEEWVKSK; this is encoded by the coding sequence ATGAATTATGATGAGTTTGAGAGTTGCCCTCTTAATGTGTTTTTGAAGTTATTATCTGGTAAGTGGAAGCCCTTATTAATGTATCAATTCTTTGCTAATGGGGATATCCGTTTTACAGAATTGTGGCGTAATATGCCTCGTGTATCTAAGAAAGTGTTGTTAGAACAATTAAAAGAAATGGAAGTGTCTGGTGTGGTTAAACGTACACAAATTAATACTTTTCCTCCTGAAGTGTTTTATGGTTTGACAGAAAATGGGAAGTCAATGTTGCCTCTTATACAACACATAGAAGAATGGGTTAAATCTAAGTAA
- a CDS encoding MarR family winged helix-turn-helix transcriptional regulator — translation MSEVVEFPFKSPEESSGYLLWQVTMLWQRGMKRELDNLDITHTQFVLMSALGLLSKENQNVTQIDIANHSNTDRMMVSKVLRTLEEKKVIKRKNHPVDTRAKVINLTPNGVELLQKALVVVHNVDTTFFDALGPYRPIVDLNLKTLFEKNSEESVLSNDVAGK, via the coding sequence ATGAGTGAGGTAGTAGAGTTTCCGTTTAAGTCACCTGAGGAAAGTTCGGGATATTTGTTATGGCAAGTAACTATGTTATGGCAGAGAGGTATGAAGAGAGAGTTGGATAATTTAGACATTACCCATACTCAGTTTGTTTTAATGTCTGCTTTAGGTTTGTTGTCAAAAGAGAACCAAAATGTAACACAGATAGATATAGCGAATCACAGTAATACAGACCGAATGATGGTGTCAAAAGTGCTTCGTACCCTTGAAGAAAAGAAGGTTATTAAGCGCAAAAACCACCCTGTAGATACAAGAGCAAAAGTCATTAACTTAACCCCAAATGGAGTAGAGCTTTTACAAAAAGCGTTGGTAGTAGTCCACAATGTTGACACTACTTTTTTTGACGCATTAGGTCCATATCGTCCGATAGTCGATTTGAATCTGAAAACGCTTTTTGAAAAGAATAGTGAAGAGTCAGTTTTAAGTAACGATGTTGCGGGGAAGTAA
- a CDS encoding DinB family protein: MAIEKILEEFKKEYKVWFEALKGYSEEEITENGAADDWSIGQIYLHLINSTLQFHGKQIEVCVESKNNADKRKNFKGFMVYTILGKFPPVKIKVPASDEYTPVAPSSKKEVEEGLEKVLEMMKVWSELLASDLGGKTPHPGFGYLDAKEWFRLIPMHWTHHLRQKKERDQQ; this comes from the coding sequence ATGGCTATAGAGAAAATTTTGGAGGAGTTTAAAAAGGAGTATAAAGTATGGTTTGAGGCTCTAAAAGGGTATTCTGAAGAAGAAATAACTGAGAATGGCGCTGCAGATGATTGGTCTATAGGACAGATTTATTTACACCTAATTAATTCTACACTGCAGTTTCATGGAAAGCAAATTGAGGTTTGTGTAGAGAGTAAAAACAATGCTGATAAGCGAAAGAATTTTAAGGGATTTATGGTCTATACTATATTAGGTAAGTTTCCTCCTGTGAAGATAAAAGTGCCTGCTTCGGATGAGTATACTCCTGTTGCACCAAGTAGTAAAAAGGAAGTGGAAGAGGGATTGGAAAAGGTGCTTGAGATGATGAAAGTTTGGAGCGAATTACTAGCAAGTGATTTGGGTGGTAAAACACCACACCCCGGCTTTGGTTATCTAGATGCTAAGGAGTGGTTTCGATTAATACCTATGCACTGGACGCATCACTTAAGACAGAAAAAAGAAAGAGATCAGCAGTAG
- the hypB gene encoding hydrogenase nickel incorporation protein HypB has translation MSTSNPKSLGNRVGSLQCDNTTLHLLKANDFVANAIRERLKNICVINVCSSPGSGKTTLMQETGKRLSNELNISVLVGDPETDRDAVRMKEVGLNALQIVTGGMCHIEAQMILQALDHIDLEGTDVLFIENVGNLLCPSAFDLGEDYRVTLLATTEGDDKPKKYPRMFLTSELMLVSKIDLLPYVPFTVENVTKDAREVNPNIEVLPISTTNGEGIDQWCEWLKERVKAKKAKLAE, from the coding sequence ATGTCAACAAGTAATCCAAAAAGTTTAGGAAATCGCGTAGGTTCGCTACAATGTGATAACACTACTTTACACTTATTAAAAGCAAATGACTTCGTGGCAAATGCGATTAGAGAACGTCTAAAAAATATCTGCGTCATTAATGTGTGTTCTTCTCCTGGTTCTGGTAAGACTACTTTAATGCAAGAAACAGGTAAGCGCCTATCTAATGAGTTAAATATATCTGTATTAGTAGGAGATCCTGAGACGGATAGAGATGCTGTACGTATGAAAGAAGTGGGGTTAAACGCACTTCAGATCGTAACAGGGGGGATGTGCCATATCGAAGCACAAATGATCTTACAGGCATTAGACCATATCGATCTAGAAGGAACAGATGTATTATTTATAGAGAATGTAGGGAACTTACTATGTCCATCTGCTTTTGACTTAGGGGAAGATTACAGAGTGACGTTATTAGCGACTACAGAAGGAGATGACAAGCCTAAGAAGTATCCACGTATGTTCTTAACTAGTGAGTTAATGTTAGTATCTAAAATAGACTTATTGCCTTATGTGCCGTTCACAGTAGAGAATGTAACTAAAGATGCTAGAGAGGTTAATCCAAATATAGAAGTATTACCTATCAGTACTACAAACGGAGAGGGAATAGATCAGTGGTGTGAGTGGCTAAAAGAACGTGTGAAAGCTAAGAAAGCTAAACTAGCGGAGTAG
- a CDS encoding CPBP family intramembrane glutamic endopeptidase yields the protein MTIVILEALMQVGVLLPFMKDRSKKDFMCIGIFCIVFVLYSSALMLGQVSETFRIINGSWNWNGKVYGIIWGVVCYFAFRSYFKEHNFFTLRQAPGSQKGIWLATVGITLLAVVAWWFAGSGGEWNIETLVFQLTMPGIDEEIMFRGVLMGLLLSSLRMKVRYFGNPSNLIIAVLFGFVHAFTLSKEYVVSFDMVYFIQTVFAGYVYGGIAIKSRSVLFPILAHNGSNFFGTLTMMVR from the coding sequence ATGACCATAGTTATACTTGAAGCACTAATGCAAGTAGGGGTATTGCTCCCTTTTATGAAAGATAGGAGCAAAAAAGATTTTATGTGCATCGGGATCTTTTGTATTGTATTTGTGCTTTATAGTAGTGCATTGATGTTAGGACAGGTGTCTGAGACTTTTCGTATTATTAATGGAAGTTGGAATTGGAATGGGAAGGTTTATGGGATTATATGGGGAGTGGTTTGTTATTTTGCTTTTCGCTCTTACTTTAAAGAACACAATTTCTTTACGTTGAGGCAAGCACCTGGTAGTCAAAAAGGAATCTGGCTAGCGACTGTAGGTATTACCTTATTGGCTGTAGTAGCTTGGTGGTTTGCTGGTAGTGGAGGGGAGTGGAATATAGAGACTTTAGTCTTTCAACTTACGATGCCTGGCATAGATGAAGAGATTATGTTTAGAGGGGTGTTGATGGGGTTATTGTTATCTTCTTTGAGAATGAAGGTAAGGTATTTTGGTAATCCTAGTAACTTGATTATAGCTGTATTATTTGGTTTTGTTCATGCTTTTACACTTTCTAAAGAGTATGTAGTGTCTTTTGATATGGTTTACTTTATACAGACTGTTTTTGCAGGGTATGTTTATGGAGGGATAGCTATCAAGAGTAGAAGTGTGCTGTTTCCTATTTTAGCACATAATGGGAGTAATTTTTTTGGGACGTTGACGATGATGGTGAGGTAA
- a CDS encoding alpha/beta hydrolase: MNIKTLLVTTVLLLGISGISQTKSKPLVLGTTDELYSTVLSENRIINVVLPPDYSANDTIKYPVVYILDGGVEEDFVHLAGLVRFNSQPWIARFPNSIIVGIETINRRKDMTFAVDNLNFVEKSGFKKDMFPEYGRAEAYTAFLESELIPYIEKNYKGNSTRTVIGESLAGLYSTYVLEYHPYLFTNYIIISPSLWWGDEKLLDKTHTCLLEKIKQPVNVYVGVPNKEEDVKMYEYGEQLYKTLQKNKNIKSHFDYLPQEIHSTVIHQAVNNAFQKIYTKTYFSK, translated from the coding sequence ATGAATATAAAAACGTTATTAGTAACGACAGTATTATTACTTGGTATATCAGGTATAAGTCAGACTAAAAGCAAGCCACTTGTACTAGGTACAACGGATGAATTATACTCTACTGTATTAAGTGAAAATAGAATTATTAATGTAGTATTACCTCCTGATTATAGTGCTAATGACACGATTAAATACCCTGTAGTCTACATCTTAGACGGAGGAGTAGAGGAAGACTTCGTGCATCTAGCGGGGTTAGTACGCTTTAATTCACAGCCTTGGATAGCGCGTTTTCCCAACTCTATTATCGTTGGTATAGAGACGATTAACCGTAGAAAGGATATGACTTTCGCAGTTGATAATCTAAACTTTGTGGAGAAATCAGGCTTTAAGAAAGATATGTTCCCAGAGTATGGTAGAGCTGAGGCGTATACAGCATTCTTAGAGTCAGAGTTGATTCCTTATATTGAGAAGAATTATAAAGGGAATAGTACTCGTACTGTAATAGGAGAGTCATTAGCAGGGTTATATTCTACGTATGTGTTAGAATATCATCCTTACCTATTTACAAACTATATCATTATCAGTCCTAGTCTATGGTGGGGTGATGAGAAGTTATTAGATAAGACACATACTTGTCTATTAGAGAAGATCAAACAGCCTGTGAATGTATATGTCGGGGTGCCTAATAAGGAAGAGGATGTGAAGATGTATGAATACGGTGAGCAACTGTATAAGACGCTTCAAAAGAACAAGAATATCAAGTCTCACTTTGACTATCTACCTCAAGAAATACACTCAACGGTGATCCATCAAGCGGTGAATAACGCATTTCAAAAGATATATACCAAGACTTATTTCTCTAAATAA
- a CDS encoding MBL fold metallo-hydrolase, protein MKVQLIRNATININVNNKNILVDPMLGSKGSLGPFPWTDDTRANPLTELPFTEAELNALIHKTDAVLLTHLHPDHWDPTAQTLLPKNMLIFCQNEDIEPIKTLGFHNVIGITDSTIFEGIHIHRTVAIHGEGEIGHLMGNASGFILIHNQEIVYLMGDTIWCKEVKQAIDHYQPTGVIINGGSAKFGIGEHVTMNSTDIKTLLDYYPIKQVAIVHLEAISPLQENRNMLKAYFEEHILSSRVIIPNDADIFTV, encoded by the coding sequence ATGAAAGTACAACTAATTAGAAACGCAACAATAAATATTAATGTTAATAATAAAAATATCTTAGTAGATCCTATGCTGGGCTCTAAGGGGAGCTTAGGTCCATTTCCATGGACAGACGACACTAGAGCTAATCCATTAACTGAGCTACCTTTTACAGAGGCTGAACTTAATGCTTTAATACACAAAACTGATGCAGTACTATTAACCCATCTCCACCCTGACCATTGGGATCCTACCGCACAAACCTTATTACCAAAAAATATGCTTATTTTCTGTCAAAATGAAGATATTGAACCGATTAAAACGCTTGGATTCCATAATGTTATAGGTATAACAGACAGCACAATATTTGAAGGTATTCACATCCATCGAACAGTAGCTATACATGGTGAAGGTGAAATTGGTCATCTAATGGGAAATGCCAGTGGTTTTATTCTTATTCATAATCAAGAGATAGTCTATCTAATGGGAGACACTATTTGGTGCAAAGAAGTGAAGCAAGCCATTGACCACTATCAACCTACAGGAGTTATCATTAATGGAGGTTCCGCCAAATTCGGCATAGGAGAACACGTTACTATGAATAGTACTGATATCAAAACTCTGCTAGATTACTACCCTATTAAACAAGTTGCTATTGTGCATTTAGAAGCAATTAGTCCTCTTCAGGAAAATAGAAATATGCTAAAAGCTTACTTTGAAGAACACATTTTATCTTCCCGAGTTATCATCCCTAATGATGCGGATATATTCACAGTATAA
- a CDS encoding hydrogenase maturation nickel metallochaperone HypA, giving the protein MHELSIVKDIFSTLEEHYEAKVEDIQKIQVTAGLLSNVQPVLIQNAFDAFIIDNLIYRDMELEVVVNEIIAHCHSCDKDFKVEYHRFVCPCGTPSADIVQGNELYISKVIFKQSL; this is encoded by the coding sequence ATGCATGAATTGTCAATCGTGAAAGATATCTTTTCTACCCTAGAGGAGCACTACGAGGCTAAAGTAGAAGATATTCAGAAAATACAGGTTACAGCAGGGTTGTTATCTAATGTACAGCCTGTGTTGATACAGAATGCATTTGATGCGTTTATCATCGATAATCTAATTTATAGAGATATGGAATTAGAAGTAGTGGTCAACGAAATCATTGCACACTGTCACAGCTGTGATAAAGACTTTAAGGTGGAGTACCACCGATTCGTCTGTCCATGTGGTACTCCATCGGCTGATATTGTGCAGGGCAACGAATTATACATATCAAAAGTAATATTTAAACAATCATTATAA